One Aquificaceae bacterium genomic region harbors:
- the hypB gene encoding hydrogenase nickel incorporation protein HypB, translating into MCQECGCSINHKHEHSHREEISLFKKVLERNDLQAEENREHFEEHGIFAINLMSSPGAGKTSLLERTIESLSDLRVGVIEGDLETDRDAQRIRAKGAPAVQISTGSACHLDAFMVHEGIHKLPLAELDIVFIENVGNLVCPASYDVGAHMNVVLLSVVEGDDKPEKYPVMFRSAQLMVITKTDLLPYVDFSIERAIRSARRVNPSIDILRLSTKTGEGMEEWLEYLRFKVKAFRKSLV; encoded by the coding sequence ATGTGTCAAGAGTGTGGATGCTCCATAAACCATAAGCATGAACATAGCCATAGAGAAGAGATAAGCCTTTTCAAAAAGGTGCTTGAAAGGAATGACCTTCAGGCGGAGGAGAACAGAGAGCACTTTGAGGAACATGGTATATTTGCCATAAACCTTATGTCTTCACCGGGTGCGGGAAAAACCTCACTGCTTGAAAGGACTATTGAGTCCCTTTCAGACCTAAGAGTAGGAGTTATAGAAGGCGATTTGGAAACGGACAGAGATGCTCAGAGGATAAGGGCAAAGGGTGCACCTGCGGTGCAGATAAGCACGGGCTCTGCTTGCCATCTTGATGCCTTTATGGTGCATGAGGGAATACATAAACTTCCCTTAGCGGAGCTTGACATAGTCTTTATAGAAAACGTGGGAAATCTTGTCTGCCCTGCCAGCTATGACGTGGGAGCTCACATGAACGTGGTTCTTCTCTCTGTAGTAGAAGGCGATGACAAGCCGGAGAAGTATCCTGTAATGTTCAGAAGTGCACAGCTAATGGTGATAACGAAAACAGACCTCCTGCCATATGTGGACTTCAGCATAGAAAGAGCCATAAGGTCTGCCAGAAGGGTAAACCCTTCCATAGATATCCTAAGGCTATCTACAAAGACTGGAGAGGGTATGGAGGAGTGGCTTGAATATCTCCGATTTAAGGTAAAAGCTTTTAGAAAAAGTTTGGTATGA
- a CDS encoding Ni/Fe hydrogenase, with amino-acid sequence MRVFWLQRLTCCGNTHSFLNYESLHTLSKRLEFLYHPSLSLKAQEEAVEELIKSGEGIDILIVEGAVRNNEVETRELCKIAKYVIAVGNCAVYGNIPALADETVCGLSYRFKERRGLLDKDFKSRSGMPVINLSGCPAHPEWIVGTMLMLVEGMEPELDQWGRPKVFYSSLTHWGCTRNEYFEWKVEAEELGSKRGCLFYHFGCRGPLSYSSCNTILWNGVSSKTRAGTPCFGCTEYDFPRLGLWETKQYAGIPAELSIGVSRRGYIMLSGIAKMFAPERLKGEA; translated from the coding sequence ATGAGAGTTTTCTGGCTTCAGAGGCTTACCTGTTGTGGAAATACACACTCTTTTTTGAACTATGAAAGCCTTCACACTCTCTCTAAGAGGCTTGAATTTCTTTATCATCCCAGCCTTTCTCTCAAAGCTCAAGAAGAGGCGGTTGAAGAGCTTATAAAGAGCGGTGAGGGTATTGATATACTCATAGTGGAGGGTGCGGTGAGAAACAATGAAGTAGAAACAAGAGAGCTGTGTAAAATTGCCAAATATGTGATAGCGGTTGGAAACTGTGCGGTTTATGGAAACATCCCAGCTCTTGCAGATGAAACTGTATGTGGTCTTTCTTATAGGTTTAAGGAAAGAAGAGGACTGCTGGATAAGGATTTTAAGTCAAGAAGTGGTATGCCGGTGATAAACCTCTCTGGCTGTCCAGCACATCCAGAATGGATAGTGGGAACCATGCTTATGCTTGTGGAGGGTATGGAGCCAGAGCTTGACCAGTGGGGTAGACCAAAAGTCTTTTATTCTTCTCTTACCCACTGGGGATGCACGAGGAACGAATACTTTGAATGGAAGGTGGAGGCGGAGGAGCTTGGCTCAAAAAGGGGATGTCTTTTTTATCACTTTGGCTGTAGAGGACCACTTAGCTACAGCTCTTGCAATACCATACTTTGGAACGGGGTTAGCTCAAAGACAAGAGCGGGGACACCCTGCTTTGGATGCACGGAGTATGACTTTCCGAGGTTAGGTCTTTGGGAGACAAAGCAGTATGCAGGCATTCCTGCGGAGCTTTCCATAGGTGTTTCAAGGAGAGGATACATAATGCTCTCTGGCATCGCCAAGATGTTTGCACCAGAGAGGTTAAAGGGTGAGGCTTGA